Proteins from a genomic interval of Amycolatopsis sp. cg13:
- a CDS encoding glycosyltransferase: MKLLVSATPAFGHILPLVPLMQAAVEAGHSVGLLSSAGFRSAITAELPPEVEFLDAGAMSGEFSEEAARRTGADVFHPTPAVIGGARVDLSLSESIDKAADWHADMVIAEPFDAIGPTVAARLGISWHRAGIGPALPAVISDEIDRAASARRDCPAPAASYLDPCPPQLQDPDWAPGSLVRPVRPQAHRRAKDVALELSEFDPPGRPTVLVTFGTIFSDPDVLSTAVAAVADGGANVLPTLGSSLRRPTASQEIRADPRVQYVPFVPLGQLLDRAALVVGAGGVGTILGTLAHGLSMVLWPQGADQPINAARAAASRTSITVDSAAGIRAAVAEALENSAYRRKARKVAAEIADRPDPCTVIAAMPSRSKGFPADGDLPGGRADERVPANAPTFSAIGQPPPTPPVSGKPGDQLLLGESGGLESVPGHRRGVVVPDRAAARIRPGGSRP; this comes from the coding sequence ATGAAGCTTCTCGTCAGCGCGACCCCCGCTTTCGGCCACATCCTGCCGTTGGTTCCGCTCATGCAGGCGGCGGTCGAAGCCGGGCACTCAGTCGGCTTGCTGTCGAGCGCCGGATTCCGGTCCGCGATCACGGCCGAACTTCCCCCGGAGGTCGAATTCCTCGACGCCGGAGCGATGTCAGGCGAGTTCTCCGAGGAAGCGGCCCGCCGCACCGGAGCCGACGTGTTCCATCCGACGCCCGCGGTCATCGGCGGAGCACGCGTCGACCTCAGCCTCTCCGAAAGCATCGACAAAGCCGCCGACTGGCACGCGGACATGGTTATCGCCGAGCCTTTCGATGCCATCGGCCCCACCGTCGCCGCTCGGCTGGGAATCTCCTGGCACCGCGCCGGAATCGGACCAGCGCTGCCAGCGGTGATCAGCGACGAGATCGATCGCGCGGCCTCGGCCCGCCGCGACTGCCCGGCCCCGGCCGCGAGTTATCTCGACCCGTGCCCGCCGCAGCTGCAGGATCCGGACTGGGCCCCTGGTTCTCTGGTGCGCCCGGTCCGGCCGCAGGCGCACCGCCGGGCCAAGGACGTCGCGCTGGAACTGTCCGAATTCGACCCTCCCGGCAGGCCGACGGTGCTCGTCACGTTCGGCACCATCTTCTCCGACCCGGACGTGCTCTCCACGGCCGTAGCGGCGGTCGCCGACGGCGGGGCCAACGTGCTCCCCACGCTCGGCTCGTCGCTCCGGCGTCCCACCGCGAGCCAGGAGATCCGAGCCGACCCGCGTGTGCAGTACGTGCCCTTCGTGCCGCTGGGCCAATTGCTCGACCGGGCCGCTCTAGTGGTCGGCGCGGGCGGTGTCGGCACCATTCTCGGCACCCTGGCGCACGGGCTCTCCATGGTGCTCTGGCCGCAAGGGGCCGACCAGCCGATCAACGCCGCCCGCGCGGCCGCGTCCCGGACGTCGATCACGGTGGACTCGGCGGCCGGAATCCGTGCAGCCGTGGCGGAAGCGCTCGAGAACAGCGCCTATCGCCGCAAGGCTCGGAAGGTCGCGGCCGAGATCGCCGACCGCCCCGATCCGTGCACCGTGATCGCCGCGATGCCCAGTCGTAGCAAGGGTTTTCCTGCCGACGGTGATCTTCCCGGCGGTCGCGCCGACGAGCGGGTGCCCGCCAACGCACCGACATTCTCCGCGATCGGCCAGCCGCCACCCACTCCGCCCGTATCCGGTAAACCGGGAGATCAGCTGCTTCTGGGGGAATCTGGTGGACTGGAGTCTGTACCCGGACATCGCCGAGGCGTCGTCGTTCCAGATCGCGCTGCAGCGCGAATTCGACCGGGCGGGTCACGACCTTGA
- a CDS encoding M4 family metallopeptidase, which produces MPHRGLTTGLAAAAGLAMTLVLPTVPAGAAQEAQPASPDAAAARAADQAVASGLAALSRGPAEAFRRVGLTAGDAGLFYGAYERTYQGLRVVGGDAVVVADGAGNVRGTSAAETAPISVGTQAVLDAAKAASAARAQLPTVDSVSTPEKVVLAGTNPKLAYEVVVSGRTATAPSKLHVFVDAATGAVLDKRDDIKTFSSGAKSQPQSNAVNAAGTGNSYYVGTVSIDTTQSGSTYSMRDPGRPGLSCGREGGSVYSGPDNSWGNGSGTNLETGCVDTLFSVQTEWKMLKDWLGRNGINGSGRGYPASVGLNDVNAYWDGSSTHFGHSQDNRRQATSMDVVGHEFGHGIFQTTPGGAGSGNENGGLNESTGDIFGAMTEAYANNAKDRPDYEVGEGVNLVGQGPIRYMYNPSKVGDPNCYSSSIPSTEVHAAAGPQNHWFYLLAEGSNPGSGKPASPTCNNSSVTGVGIQKAAKIFYNGLLKKTSSWNHRAARKATLEAAIALYPGSCTEFNATKAAWNAVSVPAVSGEPTCTARP; this is translated from the coding sequence ATGCCCCATCGCGGACTCACGACGGGCCTGGCGGCTGCCGCCGGGCTCGCTATGACGCTCGTATTGCCGACGGTTCCGGCCGGCGCGGCCCAGGAAGCCCAGCCCGCGTCCCCGGACGCGGCAGCCGCGCGCGCCGCTGATCAAGCGGTCGCCTCCGGGCTCGCCGCGCTCAGCCGCGGCCCCGCGGAGGCGTTCCGGCGCGTCGGCCTGACCGCGGGCGACGCCGGACTTTTCTACGGCGCCTACGAGCGCACCTACCAAGGCCTGCGGGTCGTGGGCGGGGACGCGGTCGTCGTCGCGGACGGGGCCGGGAACGTCCGCGGCACCAGCGCCGCGGAGACCGCGCCCATCTCCGTGGGGACGCAGGCCGTTCTCGACGCCGCGAAGGCGGCTTCCGCCGCGCGCGCTCAACTGCCCACTGTGGACAGTGTGAGCACGCCGGAGAAGGTGGTGTTGGCCGGGACGAATCCGAAGCTGGCCTACGAGGTAGTCGTCTCCGGGCGCACCGCCACGGCGCCGAGCAAGCTGCACGTGTTCGTCGACGCCGCCACCGGCGCGGTGCTCGACAAGCGGGACGACATCAAGACCTTCAGCTCCGGGGCCAAGTCCCAGCCGCAGTCGAACGCGGTGAACGCCGCGGGAACCGGCAACAGCTACTACGTCGGCACCGTCTCGATCGACACGACGCAGTCCGGCTCCACCTACTCCATGCGCGACCCCGGCCGCCCGGGCCTCAGCTGCGGCCGCGAGGGCGGGTCTGTCTACAGCGGACCGGACAACAGCTGGGGCAACGGCTCCGGCACGAACCTCGAAACCGGCTGCGTCGACACCCTGTTCAGCGTCCAGACCGAGTGGAAGATGCTGAAGGACTGGCTGGGCCGCAACGGCATCAACGGCAGCGGCCGGGGCTACCCGGCGTCCGTCGGGCTCAACGACGTCAACGCCTACTGGGACGGCTCTTCGACGCACTTCGGGCACTCGCAGGACAACCGGCGCCAGGCCACCTCGATGGACGTCGTCGGCCACGAGTTCGGGCACGGCATCTTCCAGACCACCCCGGGCGGCGCGGGTTCCGGCAACGAGAACGGCGGCTTGAACGAGTCGACCGGCGACATCTTCGGCGCGATGACCGAAGCGTACGCGAACAACGCGAAGGACCGGCCGGACTACGAGGTCGGCGAAGGCGTCAACCTGGTCGGCCAGGGCCCGATCCGCTACATGTACAACCCGTCGAAGGTCGGCGACCCGAACTGCTACTCCTCGTCGATCCCGAGCACCGAGGTGCACGCCGCGGCCGGTCCGCAGAACCACTGGTTCTACCTGCTCGCCGAAGGCTCGAACCCGGGCAGCGGCAAGCCGGCCAGCCCGACGTGCAACAACAGCAGCGTGACCGGGGTGGGCATTCAGAAGGCCGCCAAGATCTTCTACAACGGCCTGCTGAAGAAGACCTCGTCGTGGAACCACCGCGCCGCCCGCAAGGCGACGCTGGAGGCCGCGATCGCGCTCTACCCGGGCAGCTGCACCGAATTCAACGCGACCAAGGCCGCTTGGAACGCCGTCTCCGTGCCCGCCGTCTCCGGCGAGCCGACCTGCACGGCGCGGCCCTGA
- a CDS encoding M28 family metallopeptidase, whose translation MKWKTRLGAGVTALVAVLGVVTVPAATAAPASTLAAPDISLANIKTHLNQLQTIARNNGGTRSPRGGGYAASVSYVENLLKNAGYTTKRQTCTSCTGQSQNLIAEWPQGDANQVLMLGAHLDSVSAGPGINDNGSGSASILEVALTLARTNPAMAKRVRFAWWADEESGMVGSRYYVSTLSSTERAKIKTYLNFDMIGSKNWGYFVYDDVASVKAVFDEYFASIGIETEGDTEGDGRSDHASFKRAGIPVGGLATGAGDIKSYEQADKWGGTAGAPFDNCYHRACDTTANIPDTPLEKNSDAIGYAVWKLAAATPVATAHR comes from the coding sequence ATGAAGTGGAAGACAAGACTCGGCGCCGGGGTCACCGCCCTGGTGGCCGTATTGGGCGTCGTCACCGTGCCCGCGGCCACCGCCGCGCCCGCCTCGACGCTCGCCGCGCCGGACATCTCGCTGGCCAACATCAAGACGCATCTCAACCAGCTGCAGACCATCGCCCGCAACAACGGCGGCACGCGTTCGCCGCGCGGCGGCGGCTACGCGGCGTCGGTGTCCTATGTGGAAAACCTGCTCAAGAACGCGGGCTACACCACGAAACGGCAGACCTGCACGAGCTGCACCGGCCAGTCGCAGAACTTGATCGCCGAATGGCCGCAGGGCGACGCGAACCAGGTCCTCATGCTCGGCGCGCACCTCGACTCGGTGAGCGCGGGCCCCGGCATCAACGACAACGGTTCCGGCAGCGCGTCGATCCTCGAGGTCGCGCTGACGCTGGCCCGCACGAACCCGGCGATGGCCAAGCGCGTCCGGTTCGCGTGGTGGGCCGACGAGGAGTCCGGCATGGTCGGCTCGCGGTACTACGTGAGCACCCTGTCGAGCACCGAGCGCGCGAAGATCAAGACCTACCTGAACTTCGACATGATCGGCTCGAAGAACTGGGGCTACTTCGTCTACGACGACGTCGCTTCCGTCAAGGCCGTCTTCGACGAGTACTTCGCCTCCATCGGCATCGAGACCGAGGGAGACACCGAAGGCGACGGCCGGTCCGACCACGCGTCGTTCAAGCGCGCGGGCATCCCGGTCGGCGGCCTCGCGACCGGCGCCGGCGACATCAAGAGCTACGAACAGGCCGACAAGTGGGGCGGCACGGCGGGCGCACCGTTCGACAACTGCTACCACCGCGCCTGCGACACGACGGCGAACATCCCGGACACGCCGCTGGAGAAGAACTCCGACGCGATCGGGTACGCGGTGTGGAAGCTGGCTGCCGCCACGCCGGTTGCGACGGCTCATCGCTGA
- a CDS encoding DUF6193 family natural product biosynthesis protein produces the protein MDWSLYPDIAEASSFQIALQREFDRAGHDLEARLLSSPGWRDVAAVVRDEDRSVDVVMGSEERVFTLQFWASGVQLAHGNTAQLAAVAESIRIWLSGVPVRQLNAACPFAEFSPWSEACERGEGIEFTWQQHLANPWQAARLRALHSFLAAAARQPRLRALYPFTSHDNLGFRPAVRYTKAVGLWTEPLGDDRCRVYGPGRKEAGAADAAGSVELALAVLDTIAQE, from the coding sequence GTGGACTGGAGTCTGTACCCGGACATCGCCGAGGCGTCGTCGTTCCAGATCGCGCTGCAGCGCGAATTCGACCGGGCGGGTCACGACCTTGAGGCTCGTCTCCTGTCGTCTCCAGGGTGGCGCGACGTGGCCGCTGTCGTGCGCGACGAAGACCGCAGCGTCGATGTCGTCATGGGCAGCGAAGAACGAGTATTCACCCTGCAGTTCTGGGCATCCGGGGTCCAGCTGGCGCACGGGAACACAGCGCAGCTGGCCGCCGTCGCCGAGTCGATCCGGATCTGGCTGAGCGGCGTTCCGGTCCGGCAGCTCAATGCCGCGTGCCCCTTCGCGGAGTTCAGTCCCTGGTCCGAGGCCTGCGAACGCGGCGAAGGCATCGAGTTCACGTGGCAGCAGCACCTCGCCAACCCATGGCAGGCCGCTCGCCTGAGAGCACTGCACTCGTTCCTCGCGGCCGCCGCCCGGCAACCGCGGCTGCGTGCGCTGTATCCGTTCACCTCCCATGACAATCTCGGTTTCCGGCCCGCGGTCCGCTACACCAAAGCGGTGGGCCTCTGGACAGAGCCGCTGGGCGACGACCGCTGCCGGGTGTACGGCCCGGGGCGGAAGGAAGCCGGAGCGGCCGACGCGGCGGGCAGTGTCGAACTCGCCCTCGCCGTGCTCGACACGATCGCTCAGGAATAG